A window of Rhizobium acidisoli contains these coding sequences:
- a CDS encoding alpha/beta fold hydrolase, with protein sequence MFSETQRLASTGASLAYHHAEALGPARGILLISHGLAEHSKRYRVFAEAMAARGYHVYAHDHRGHGETTAPDAPIGRFARRGGVDRVIGDVRAMRAYAAMRHPGLPVILFGHSMGGLIALNAAVTAPADFDAVAVWNSNFAVGLAGRAAQAILLAERMLKGSDVPSGLLPKLTFAAWGKSIAAHRTEFDWLSRRPDEVDKYIADPLCGFDASVSLWLDLFELTFRAPQKLHLDRLPRDLPIHLVGGGEDPATERGKAVLWLSNHLKARGFSRISTEIYQDMRHETLNEIGADAATAAFADWCDEAVARFQTAKS encoded by the coding sequence ATGTTTTCAGAAACGCAAAGGCTCGCTTCGACGGGGGCGTCGCTCGCCTATCACCATGCCGAGGCCCTAGGCCCCGCACGCGGCATCCTGTTGATATCGCACGGTCTCGCCGAACATTCGAAACGTTATCGCGTTTTCGCCGAGGCGATGGCGGCACGCGGCTATCACGTCTATGCCCATGATCATCGCGGCCACGGCGAGACGACGGCGCCCGACGCGCCGATCGGCCGCTTCGCCCGCCGCGGCGGCGTCGACAGGGTGATCGGCGACGTCCGTGCCATGCGCGCTTACGCGGCCATGCGCCATCCCGGCCTGCCGGTAATCCTCTTCGGCCATTCGATGGGGGGCCTGATCGCCCTCAATGCCGCCGTCACGGCGCCGGCCGATTTCGACGCTGTTGCCGTCTGGAATTCGAATTTCGCCGTCGGCCTTGCCGGCCGCGCCGCCCAGGCGATCCTGCTTGCCGAACGCATGCTGAAGGGCTCCGACGTGCCGAGCGGCCTGTTGCCGAAACTCACCTTCGCAGCCTGGGGGAAATCGATCGCCGCCCACCGCACCGAGTTCGACTGGCTGTCGCGCCGTCCCGATGAAGTCGACAAATATATCGCCGATCCGCTCTGCGGCTTCGACGCCTCGGTCTCGCTCTGGCTCGATCTCTTCGAACTGACGTTTCGCGCCCCGCAGAAGCTTCATCTGGATCGGCTGCCCCGCGACCTGCCGATCCACCTCGTCGGCGGCGGAGAAGACCCGGCGACGGAGCGCGGAAAAGCCGTGCTTTGGCTGTCAAACCATTTGAAAGCCCGCGGCTTCTCTCGCATCAGCACTGAGATATATCAGGACATGCGGCATGAAACGCTGAACGAGATCGGCGCGGATGCTGCAACCGCCGCCTTCGCGGACTGGTGCGACGAGGCCGTCGCCAGATTCCAAACGGCAAAATCCTGA
- a CDS encoding DMT family transporter, whose amino-acid sequence MSSTSARPVSSASEVTTGLALMFLSVMFSPLIDIFAKLAVVTIPSAEVTAGRFVVQALCMLPVVIWRRSFADFSWRQSLFHAIRGLIITVSMISFVTTLKYMAVADAIAIFFVEPIMVTILGGIFLKETIGWRRYTACGVGFFGAMLIIQPSFQEVGYIALLPVLSALCIAIFVLMTRVLSHREDPWAMQFQMGIWGLIFCAILLFIGNGSGSDLFDPVMPEGSAWFYVAGVGAMAAIAGIFGVYAFRAAPASTLAPLQYFEIVSATIFAWLVFGDFPNAVKWLGIAIIMASGLYILWRERRFASKPVSDTSEATLAP is encoded by the coding sequence ATGAGCAGCACCTCCGCCCGCCCCGTTTCCTCAGCCTCCGAGGTAACGACGGGGCTCGCGCTGATGTTTCTTTCGGTGATGTTTTCGCCGCTCATCGATATTTTCGCCAAGCTTGCCGTCGTCACCATCCCCTCCGCCGAGGTCACCGCCGGCCGCTTCGTCGTGCAGGCGCTGTGCATGCTGCCGGTCGTCATATGGCGGCGCAGCTTTGCCGATTTCTCCTGGCGCCAGAGCCTGTTCCACGCCATCCGCGGGTTAATCATCACCGTCTCGATGATCTCTTTCGTCACCACGCTGAAATACATGGCGGTTGCCGACGCGATTGCGATCTTCTTCGTCGAGCCGATCATGGTGACGATCCTCGGCGGCATTTTCCTGAAGGAGACGATCGGCTGGCGGCGTTATACCGCCTGCGGCGTCGGCTTCTTCGGGGCGATGCTGATCATCCAGCCGAGTTTCCAGGAAGTCGGCTATATCGCCCTCCTGCCCGTCCTCAGCGCGCTTTGCATCGCGATCTTCGTGCTGATGACCCGCGTCCTCTCGCACCGGGAAGATCCCTGGGCGATGCAGTTCCAGATGGGCATCTGGGGCCTGATCTTCTGCGCCATCCTGCTTTTTATCGGCAATGGAAGCGGCTCCGATCTCTTCGATCCCGTCATGCCCGAAGGCAGTGCCTGGTTCTACGTCGCCGGCGTCGGCGCCATGGCCGCAATTGCGGGCATCTTCGGCGTCTATGCCTTTCGCGCCGCACCGGCCTCGACGCTGGCGCCGCTGCAATATTTCGAAATCGTCTCGGCGACGATCTTCGCCTGGCTGGTTTTCGGCGACTTCCCGAATGCGGTCAAATGGCTCGGCATCGCCATCATCATGGCATCGGGCTTGTACATTCTCTGGCGCGAGCGCCGCTTTGCTTCAAAGCCCGTATCCGATACATCTGAGGCGACGCTGGCGCCGTAA
- a CDS encoding CaiB/BaiF CoA transferase family protein, with protein MTQTTKKPPLAGIRVIELARVLAGPWAGQMLADLGADVIKVENPDGGDDTRQWGPPFVEGADGENLSAAYYHAANRGKRSVTADLKSPEGQDLVRRLVASADVVIENFKLGGLVKYGLDYDSLRKVNPKLVYCSITGFGQTGPYASLAGYDYIVQGMSGFMSITGEPDGQPMKAGVAIADIFTGIYAVSAIEAALIHALKSGEGQLVDMALLDVQSAVLANQNMNYLVSGAAPTRLGNAHPNISPYEVVPAADGYLILAVGNDGQFRRLCTILGLETIAGDERFATNKARVANRGEVRRLISTETLKWQKADLLKACEANGVPAGPINTIEEMFADPQVEARGLRIDLADAAGTVIPGVRTPVVLSETPLSYSRPSPRLGEHTEEILAELAERERKASS; from the coding sequence ATGACGCAGACCACGAAAAAGCCGCCGCTTGCCGGCATCCGGGTGATCGAGCTGGCCCGCGTGCTGGCCGGCCCCTGGGCTGGACAGATGCTCGCCGATCTCGGCGCCGATGTCATCAAGGTCGAAAATCCCGACGGCGGCGACGATACCCGCCAATGGGGGCCGCCCTTCGTCGAAGGTGCCGATGGCGAAAATCTCTCGGCCGCCTATTACCACGCCGCCAATCGCGGCAAACGCTCCGTCACCGCCGATCTGAAGAGCCCGGAAGGCCAGGATCTCGTCCGCCGCCTGGTTGCGTCAGCCGATGTGGTGATCGAAAATTTCAAGCTCGGCGGTCTCGTCAAATACGGTCTCGATTACGACAGCCTGCGCAAGGTGAACCCCAAGCTCGTCTATTGCTCGATCACCGGCTTCGGCCAGACCGGTCCCTATGCCAGCCTCGCCGGCTATGATTACATCGTCCAGGGCATGTCCGGCTTCATGTCGATCACCGGCGAGCCGGACGGCCAGCCGATGAAGGCGGGCGTTGCCATCGCCGATATCTTCACCGGCATCTATGCCGTCTCGGCAATCGAAGCCGCCCTGATCCACGCACTCAAATCAGGCGAAGGCCAGCTTGTCGACATGGCCCTGCTCGACGTGCAATCGGCCGTGCTCGCCAATCAGAATATGAATTATCTCGTCTCCGGCGCCGCACCCACCCGCCTCGGCAACGCCCACCCCAATATCTCGCCCTATGAGGTCGTGCCGGCGGCGGACGGTTATCTCATCCTCGCGGTCGGCAATGACGGCCAATTCCGCCGCCTCTGCACCATCCTCGGCCTGGAGACGATTGCCGGCGACGAGCGTTTCGCCACCAACAAGGCCCGCGTCGCCAACCGCGGCGAGGTACGCCGTCTCATCTCCACCGAGACGCTGAAATGGCAGAAGGCGGATCTGTTGAAGGCCTGCGAGGCGAACGGGGTTCCCGCCGGCCCGATCAACACGATCGAGGAAATGTTCGCCGATCCACAGGTAGAAGCCCGCGGCCTGCGCATTGATCTGGCCGATGCCGCCGGTACAGTCATCCCGGGGGTCAGGACGCCGGTGGTGCTGTCGGAAACGCCGTTGTCTTACAGCAGGCCGAGCCCGCGTCTCGGCGAACACACCGAAGAAATTCTGGCGGAACTCGCCGAGCGCGAGAGGAAGGCATCGTCATGA
- a CDS encoding thiamine pyrophosphate-binding protein translates to MKRTGGQLIVEALKANGVKRLSCVPGESFLAVLDALRDSDIDVIVCRQEGGAAMMADCWGRLTGEPGICMVTRGPGATNASAGLHISKQDSIPMILFIGQVQREAREREAFQEVEFRRAFTEFAKWVGEIDDAARIPEFVTRAFAIATSGRPGPVVLTLPEDMLRDEVEAPRAKHYVSVEAHPGRRQIDDFYIRLLKAERPMVILGGTRWDADAVADFAIFAERFQLPVGCSFRRQMLFDHLHPSYAGDVGIGINPALAKEIKESDLLILLGARMSEMPSSSYTLIDIPYPQQSLVHVYPDASELGRIYRPDLAICAAPADFVAALVDLEAPAEPHWAERTERMHQSYLAWSKPPATGPGAVHMGPIMEWLEANTGPETIFTNGAGNYATWLHRFHRFRRFNTQAAPTSGSMGYGLPAAVAAKRLFPEREVICFAGDGCFLMHGQEFATAIRYGLPIISVVVNNGIYGTIRMHQEREYPGRVSSTDLTNPDFAALARAYGGHGETAESTEEFAPAFERARASGKPAIIEVKLDPEAITPTRTLSEIAQTKSR, encoded by the coding sequence ATGAAAAGAACGGGCGGGCAACTCATCGTCGAGGCGCTGAAGGCGAACGGCGTCAAGCGTCTCTCCTGCGTGCCCGGCGAGAGTTTCCTCGCCGTCCTCGACGCGCTGCGCGACAGCGATATCGATGTGATCGTCTGCCGCCAGGAGGGCGGCGCGGCGATGATGGCGGATTGCTGGGGCCGGCTGACCGGCGAACCCGGCATCTGCATGGTCACCCGCGGCCCCGGCGCCACCAACGCCTCTGCCGGTCTGCATATATCAAAGCAGGATTCGATCCCGATGATCCTCTTCATCGGCCAGGTGCAGCGCGAAGCACGCGAACGCGAGGCCTTCCAGGAGGTCGAATTCCGCCGCGCCTTCACCGAATTCGCCAAATGGGTGGGCGAGATCGACGATGCCGCCCGCATTCCCGAGTTCGTCACCCGCGCCTTTGCCATCGCAACCTCCGGCCGTCCCGGCCCCGTGGTGCTGACGCTGCCGGAGGATATGCTGCGCGACGAGGTCGAGGCGCCCCGCGCCAAGCATTACGTCAGCGTCGAGGCGCATCCCGGCCGCCGGCAGATCGACGATTTCTATATACGATTGCTCAAAGCCGAGCGGCCGATGGTGATCCTCGGCGGCACGCGCTGGGATGCCGATGCCGTCGCCGATTTTGCAATCTTCGCCGAGCGTTTCCAACTGCCAGTCGGCTGCTCCTTCCGCCGGCAGATGCTGTTCGATCATCTCCATCCCTCTTATGCCGGCGATGTCGGCATCGGCATCAATCCGGCGCTGGCAAAGGAGATCAAGGAGAGTGATCTGCTGATCCTGCTCGGCGCCCGCATGTCGGAAATGCCGTCTTCGTCCTATACGCTGATCGATATCCCCTACCCTCAGCAATCGCTGGTGCACGTCTATCCCGATGCGTCGGAACTCGGGCGTATCTACCGCCCGGATCTCGCCATCTGCGCCGCGCCTGCCGATTTCGTCGCTGCACTTGTCGATCTGGAAGCGCCGGCCGAGCCGCATTGGGCGGAGCGCACTGAGCGCATGCATCAGTCCTATCTCGCCTGGTCGAAACCGCCGGCAACAGGTCCGGGCGCCGTCCATATGGGGCCGATCATGGAGTGGCTGGAAGCCAATACCGGGCCGGAGACGATCTTCACCAACGGCGCCGGCAACTACGCCACCTGGCTGCACCGCTTCCATCGTTTCCGCCGCTTCAACACCCAGGCCGCCCCCACCTCCGGCTCGATGGGTTACGGCCTGCCTGCCGCCGTCGCCGCCAAGCGGCTCTTTCCCGAGCGCGAGGTCATCTGCTTTGCCGGCGACGGCTGTTTCCTGATGCACGGCCAGGAATTCGCCACCGCCATCCGCTACGGCCTGCCGATCATATCGGTCGTCGTCAACAACGGCATCTACGGCACGATCCGCATGCATCAGGAGCGCGAATATCCCGGCCGCGTCAGCAGCACCGATCTCACCAATCCCGACTTCGCAGCCCTTGCCCGCGCCTATGGCGGCCATGGCGAGACGGCGGAAAGCACGGAAGAATTCGCCCCCGCCTTCGAGCGGGCCCGTGCAAGCGGCAAGCCGGCAATCATCGAAGTCAAACTCGATCCCGAGGCGATCACGCCGACCCGCACGCTCTCGGAAATCGCGCAAACAAAAAGCCGGTAA
- a CDS encoding RidA family protein, whose protein sequence is MSIKRIDVGARMSGAVIHGNTVYLAGQVGEGESVTDQCKSSLAEVDRLLAASGSNKSKILQTIVYLSDIAYFAEMNAAWEAWIDPANPPARATSEAKLAAPKYKVEFIVTAAID, encoded by the coding sequence ATGAGCATTAAGCGTATCGACGTCGGCGCACGCATGAGCGGCGCCGTCATTCACGGCAACACGGTTTATCTCGCAGGCCAGGTCGGCGAGGGCGAAAGCGTTACCGATCAGTGCAAGTCCTCGCTTGCCGAAGTCGACCGCCTGCTGGCTGCATCCGGCAGCAACAAGTCGAAGATCCTGCAGACGATCGTCTATCTCTCCGACATTGCCTATTTCGCCGAGATGAACGCCGCCTGGGAAGCCTGGATCGATCCGGCCAATCCGCCGGCCCGCGCCACCAGCGAAGCCAAGCTCGCAGCGCCGAAATACAAGGTCGAGTTCATCGTCACGGCCGCGATCGACTGA
- a CDS encoding TIGR01244 family sulfur transferase: MDIRQIDDEYSVSGQITPEDLDEIKALGFKSIVCHRPDHESPDQTSFSVIEARARELGIEISHVPVGPMGVTEEAVQGMVDALDEFPRPMLGYCRSGARSTAIYQKTHHIRS, from the coding sequence ATGGATATTCGCCAGATCGACGATGAATATTCGGTTTCGGGTCAGATCACGCCCGAGGACCTCGACGAGATCAAGGCGCTGGGGTTCAAATCGATCGTCTGCCACCGCCCCGACCATGAGAGCCCCGACCAGACGTCGTTCTCCGTTATCGAAGCGCGCGCTAGGGAACTCGGTATCGAGATCTCCCATGTGCCTGTCGGGCCGATGGGCGTGACCGAGGAAGCCGTGCAGGGCATGGTCGACGCGCTCGACGAATTCCCGAGGCCGATGCTCGGCTATTGCCGCTCCGGCGCCCGCTCGACGGCGATCTACCAGAAGACCCACCATATCCGCAGCTAG
- a CDS encoding DUF4432 family protein: MIEFAAASGPRLMLDETSVLDIGGCIVEGVDIAPKRAIPDDGDPRIDHSLEGFLFTCGPDHIRHRQPIAGSAEGKVYPLHGSASGHAAKVLWTKFENGNAECRADIDIVTVEGLPQRIERLWRIDGETGEVLLEDRVVNTSDQTVPTFLMYHMNAGGKWLDEGTRLEGRMLENGGFPWAFGEEPGGIFCVPAPATEQGFAEIRLGPIAAIGGRTLRARFRADTLPYLQVWRNQKAPAHIIGIEPVSHRWVTRDELQAAGEFNMLASGESRSYGLSFAFL; encoded by the coding sequence ATGATCGAATTTGCCGCTGCAAGCGGGCCGCGCCTGATGCTCGATGAAACATCGGTGCTGGATATCGGCGGCTGCATCGTCGAAGGCGTCGATATCGCGCCGAAGCGCGCCATTCCCGACGATGGCGATCCGCGAATCGATCACTCGCTCGAAGGCTTCCTGTTCACCTGCGGACCGGATCATATCCGCCACCGCCAGCCGATCGCCGGTAGCGCCGAGGGCAAGGTTTATCCGCTGCACGGATCGGCCTCCGGCCATGCAGCCAAGGTGCTGTGGACGAAGTTCGAGAACGGCAATGCCGAATGCCGCGCCGATATCGATATCGTGACTGTCGAGGGTCTGCCGCAGCGCATCGAGCGGCTGTGGCGGATCGACGGGGAGACCGGCGAGGTGTTGCTCGAGGACCGGGTCGTCAATACCAGCGATCAGACGGTGCCGACCTTCCTGATGTATCACATGAACGCCGGCGGCAAATGGCTGGACGAGGGCACGCGGCTCGAGGGCCGGATGCTGGAGAATGGCGGTTTCCCCTGGGCATTCGGCGAGGAGCCGGGCGGCATCTTCTGCGTGCCGGCGCCGGCAACGGAGCAGGGCTTTGCCGAAATTCGGCTCGGGCCCATCGCCGCGATCGGCGGCAGGACGCTCCGCGCGCGCTTCCGCGCCGACACGCTGCCTTATCTGCAGGTCTGGCGGAACCAGAAGGCGCCGGCCCATATTATCGGCATCGAGCCGGTCTCGCATCGCTGGGTCACGCGTGACGAGCTTCAGGCTGCCGGCGAATTCAACATGCTGGCATCAGGCGAGAGCCGCAGCTATGGGCTGAGCTTTGCCTTCCTGTGA
- a CDS encoding L,D-transpeptidase, with product MNRFLKSAFSLAAVLAAIAAAAPEAGAQQFRDRRQSDVVLVTPSGEILDYVPRGYIYARDRSGNRVLIDDYGNVVATEMRARGYYPPRPGPREVYADQNGNDPYYADDGDTRYSERGAVTGGIPRDAAIERQPLGEQPYPQDNSIGNPQSGDDYASIDPDQQIPPADAPKAAPDEPVITLKNKSKPEIVALQVFLDRAGISPGVIDGHMGSNVTKSVYAYDQMTGSKLDPNDTDAILEELRMNGGLPVVSYTITPADAAGPYVAEIPEDYSHKALLPSLAYTSTTEMLAERFHMDEAFLKEMNPGADFSVAGTVIKVVNPGEPKSGEVARIIADKGRKQVFAYDSAGNLIAAYPASIGSTDTPSPSGIVTVERVAFNPGYTYNPKINFQQGANDKILNIPPGPNGPVGTVWMALSKPTYGIHGTPEPSKIGRTQSHGCIRLTNWDATELAKMVKPGVTVEFVD from the coding sequence GTGAATCGTTTTTTAAAGTCGGCATTTTCGCTTGCGGCCGTGCTGGCAGCCATTGCGGCTGCAGCACCGGAGGCCGGCGCGCAGCAGTTCCGTGACCGCCGCCAGAGTGATGTCGTGCTCGTCACCCCGAGCGGTGAAATCCTCGACTATGTCCCGCGCGGCTATATTTACGCCCGCGACCGCAGCGGCAACCGCGTGCTGATTGACGACTACGGCAATGTCGTCGCCACCGAGATGCGCGCCCGCGGCTACTATCCGCCGCGGCCCGGCCCGCGCGAGGTCTATGCCGACCAGAACGGCAACGATCCCTATTACGCCGACGATGGCGACACGCGATACTCCGAGCGCGGTGCGGTCACCGGCGGCATCCCGCGCGACGCGGCGATCGAACGCCAGCCGCTCGGCGAGCAGCCCTATCCCCAGGATAACAGCATCGGCAATCCGCAGTCCGGCGACGATTATGCCTCGATCGATCCCGACCAGCAGATTCCGCCCGCCGACGCGCCAAAGGCCGCGCCGGACGAACCCGTCATCACGCTGAAGAACAAGTCAAAGCCGGAGATCGTCGCGCTGCAGGTCTTCCTCGACCGCGCCGGCATCTCGCCCGGCGTCATCGACGGCCATATGGGCTCGAACGTCACCAAATCGGTCTATGCCTATGACCAGATGACCGGCTCCAAACTCGACCCGAACGACACCGACGCCATTCTGGAAGAGCTGCGCATGAACGGCGGCCTGCCGGTCGTCAGCTACACGATCACGCCGGCCGATGCCGCCGGCCCTTACGTTGCAGAGATCCCGGAAGACTATTCGCACAAGGCGCTGCTGCCGTCGCTCGCCTATACATCCACCACCGAAATGCTGGCCGAGCGCTTCCACATGGACGAAGCCTTCCTCAAGGAAATGAACCCCGGCGCCGATTTCAGCGTTGCCGGCACCGTCATCAAGGTCGTCAATCCGGGTGAGCCGAAGAGCGGCGAAGTTGCCCGCATCATCGCCGACAAGGGCCGCAAGCAGGTCTTTGCCTATGATAGCGCCGGCAATCTCATTGCCGCCTATCCGGCATCGATCGGCTCCACCGACACCCCCTCCCCGTCGGGCATCGTGACCGTCGAGCGCGTCGCCTTCAATCCCGGTTACACCTATAATCCGAAGATCAATTTCCAGCAGGGCGCCAACGACAAGATCCTCAACATTCCGCCCGGCCCGAACGGCCCGGTCGGCACCGTCTGGATGGCCTTGTCGAAGCCGACCTACGGCATCCACGGCACGCCCGAGCCCTCCAAGATCGGCCGCACCCAGAGCCACGGCTGCATCCGCCTGACCAATTGGGACGCAACCGAGCTTGCCAAGATGGTCAAGCCGGGAGTGACGGTCGAATTCGTCGATTGA
- a CDS encoding aliphatic sulfonate ABC transporter substrate-binding protein has translation MKSFLRLALSVFAGVVAIGTARAADVSEIRVDWATYNPVSLILKDEGILEKEFEKDGIKITWVQSAGSNKALEFLNAGSLDFGSTAGAAALIGRINGNPIKSVYVYSRPEWTALVTRKDTGIAKVEDLKGKSIAVTRGTDPHIFLVRALADAGLTEKDVSLVLLQHADGRLALKRGDVDAWAGLDPIMASAEIEDGDVLFYRKPENNSWGVLNVREEFAAAHPDIVKRVLASYEKARTEALKDPTRLKAALVTATKLPDTVIERQLERTNLGYTVIGDAQRETIEAAGLALQKADVINADVDVKQAVSALIDPSYASAALGQ, from the coding sequence ATGAAATCGTTTCTTCGCTTGGCTTTGAGCGTCTTCGCGGGTGTGGTTGCAATCGGCACGGCGCGGGCTGCCGATGTCTCGGAAATTCGCGTGGACTGGGCGACCTACAATCCGGTCAGCCTCATCCTGAAGGATGAAGGCATCCTGGAAAAGGAATTCGAAAAGGACGGGATCAAGATAACCTGGGTCCAGTCCGCAGGCTCCAACAAAGCCCTCGAATTCCTGAATGCAGGCTCCCTCGACTTCGGCTCGACCGCGGGTGCGGCGGCTTTAATCGGTCGCATCAACGGCAATCCGATCAAGTCCGTCTATGTGTATTCGCGTCCGGAATGGACAGCGCTCGTAACGCGGAAGGATACCGGCATTGCCAAGGTTGAGGACCTCAAAGGCAAGTCCATCGCCGTAACACGCGGCACCGATCCGCACATTTTCCTGGTACGCGCGCTCGCCGATGCTGGTCTCACCGAAAAGGATGTTTCGCTTGTTCTGCTCCAGCACGCGGACGGTCGCCTTGCGCTGAAGCGCGGTGACGTCGATGCCTGGGCGGGCCTCGATCCGATCATGGCGTCGGCCGAGATCGAAGATGGCGACGTGCTGTTTTATCGCAAGCCGGAAAACAACAGCTGGGGCGTTCTCAACGTGCGCGAGGAGTTTGCCGCCGCGCACCCCGACATCGTTAAACGCGTCCTCGCATCCTACGAGAAGGCCCGCACCGAGGCTCTGAAAGATCCGACCAGGCTGAAAGCCGCCCTCGTTACCGCCACCAAGCTGCCCGATACCGTGATTGAGCGCCAGCTGGAGCGTACGAACCTCGGCTATACCGTGATCGGCGACGCCCAGCGCGAGACGATCGAAGCCGCGGGTCTTGCTCTGCAAAAAGCCGATGTCATCAATGCGGATGTCGATGTCAAACAAGCGGTCTCAGCGCTGATCGATCCCAGCTATGCCTCGGCCGCTCTCGGCCAATGA
- a CDS encoding ABC transporter permease yields the protein MSLVNIALSWHNTETGAEARQRRASPFDHPIVGLVFPVVLFAAWEILVRAGIVGGRLMPPPSRILYTVYTLAASGDLTTHVSATLRRVAIGFTFGSLIGTVLGALTGSSKSLARLLDPTLQALRAIPSIAWVPLFILWFGIFEASKVALIAVGVFFPVYLGVYGAVVGVDRRIVEVGRVFRLSGFELIRLILLPAVLADYILALRAGLGLGWMFVVAAEFMGASEGLGYLLVDGQQLGKPDQILAAILIFAIVGKATDTLLLIATAPFLRWRDNHASGI from the coding sequence ATGTCTTTGGTGAACATCGCACTGTCATGGCACAATACCGAAACAGGAGCGGAGGCCCGGCAGCGTCGGGCCTCCCCTTTTGATCACCCGATTGTCGGGCTCGTGTTTCCAGTTGTTTTGTTTGCCGCCTGGGAGATCCTCGTCCGCGCTGGGATAGTCGGGGGCCGTCTGATGCCCCCGCCCTCGAGGATTCTTTATACGGTCTATACGCTGGCAGCATCGGGAGATCTGACAACGCATGTCAGTGCGACGCTGCGCAGAGTGGCGATCGGTTTTACCTTCGGGTCCCTGATCGGGACCGTGCTCGGAGCGCTGACCGGCTCCTCCAAATCGCTCGCGCGCCTGCTCGACCCGACCCTCCAGGCACTCAGAGCGATTCCGTCGATTGCCTGGGTGCCGCTTTTCATCCTGTGGTTCGGCATTTTCGAAGCCTCCAAAGTCGCATTGATTGCCGTCGGCGTCTTCTTTCCCGTCTATCTCGGGGTCTATGGCGCCGTCGTCGGCGTCGACAGGCGCATCGTCGAAGTCGGCCGCGTCTTCAGGCTTTCCGGGTTCGAGCTTATTCGTCTGATCCTGCTGCCAGCAGTTCTAGCCGACTATATCCTTGCCCTGCGCGCTGGCCTTGGTCTCGGTTGGATGTTCGTCGTCGCGGCGGAATTCATGGGCGCGTCGGAGGGCCTCGGATATCTCCTGGTGGACGGCCAACAGCTCGGAAAGCCGGATCAGATCCTTGCCGCCATCCTGATCTTTGCCATTGTCGGCAAGGCGACCGACACCCTGCTTCTCATTGCGACCGCGCCGTTTCTGCGCTGGCGTGACAATCATGCGAGCGGGATCTGA
- a CDS encoding ABC transporter ATP-binding protein, with translation MLDIRSLSKIYPNGTHALQDFSLRVDKGELIAVIGGSGCGKSTLLRLLSGLEVPTQGEISLEGRRLKEPDALVNLVFQEPRLFPWLTVADNIGFGLRHLATGERESQISAALEKIGLAGYERRWIKELSGGQAQRVALARALVTKPTVLLLDEPFSALDAMTRVELQDHLIDLWRVNATTMLLVTHDIEEAAFLADRVVVMRPWPGRILEVVDVGLPRQRNRMSDELAGVKRRLSDLLAHSLNDGSRTASA, from the coding sequence ATGCTCGATATCCGCTCTCTATCCAAGATCTATCCCAACGGAACGCATGCGCTACAGGACTTTTCCCTGCGCGTCGACAAGGGGGAACTGATCGCAGTCATCGGAGGATCGGGCTGCGGCAAGAGCACGCTTCTGAGGCTGCTGTCGGGCCTGGAAGTCCCCACGCAGGGCGAAATCAGCCTGGAGGGACGGCGGCTGAAGGAGCCGGACGCGCTCGTCAACCTCGTCTTCCAGGAGCCGCGACTCTTTCCCTGGCTGACAGTTGCCGACAATATCGGATTCGGCCTGCGTCATCTGGCAACCGGCGAACGCGAGAGCCAGATATCGGCGGCCCTGGAGAAGATCGGGCTTGCCGGCTACGAGAGACGCTGGATCAAAGAGCTTTCCGGCGGGCAGGCTCAGCGTGTGGCTTTGGCGCGTGCCCTGGTGACGAAGCCGACCGTGCTTTTACTGGACGAGCCCTTCTCAGCGCTCGATGCGATGACACGTGTCGAGCTTCAGGATCATCTGATTGATCTATGGCGCGTGAATGCCACGACGATGCTGCTGGTCACGCACGACATTGAAGAGGCAGCGTTTCTGGCGGATCGGGTGGTCGTGATGCGCCCCTGGCCGGGACGCATTCTCGAAGTGGTCGATGTAGGCTTGCCCCGGCAACGCAATCGCATGTCGGACGAATTGGCTGGCGTGAAAAGGCGTCTCTCCGACCTTCTGGCTCACTCTCTTAATGACGGAAGCCGCACAGCTAGCGCCTAA